From Simonsiella muelleri ATCC 29453:
GGGCGGGTAACGTATCTTGATAACAAAATTTTTGCAATAAAATGGCTTGATTCTGAATACCATCATCAAATAAAACAAATGGTTGCATAATTATTCTATCCAAATTGAAAACAAGATTATAGTCATTTGAGTTAAAGCAAACAAAATCTATTCTGATAATGTTAAAATAACAACCTACTACATTTAATCTCACACTACTAAGGACTTATGCTATGGCTGAAAAACAATTAAAACCTTATGAAAAAATTGAACTTTCTGAAGACAGTAAATTACGCTCGCAAATTTTTGAAGAAAAAGTTATTGAATTTAAAGGTAAAATTACTTCTGAAGAAAGCGCAGATGCGCCTTTGCCAGCCGATTATCCTTACACCGAACGCATGAAACGCAGTCAATATGAATATGAAAAAAAATTACTGCAAATTGAATTGCTTAAAGTGCAAAGTTGGGTAAAAGAAACAGGGCAACGCATTGTGATGATTTTTGAAGGGCGCGATGCGGCTGGTAAAGGTGGCACAATCAAACGTTATATGGAGCATTTGAATCCACGTGGTGCGCGTGTGGTGGCACTGGAAAAACCTACCGAGCGTGAGCGTGGGCAATGGTATTTTCAACGTTATATTGCACATTTGCCATCAGAAGGGGAAATTGTGTTGTTTGACCGTTCGTGGTACAACCGTGCCGGTGTAGAACGTGTGATGGGTTTTTGTACGCCTGTTGAATATCAATTGTTTATGCGTCAAGCTCCTGAATTTGAACGTATGCTGACTGATGATGGTATCTTATTGTTTAAATTTTGGTTTTCGGTTTCGCAAGAGGAACAATTGCGCCGTTTCGTTTCGCGCAGCGTGGATCCGTTGAAACACTGGAAATTGTCGCCTGTGGACACGCAATCTTTGGATTTGTGGGACGCGTACACGGACGCAAAAGACCATATGTTTTTCAGCACTCACCGCAAAGATGCACCTTGGACAATCATTAAATCAGATGATAAAAAACGCGCGCGTTTGAATTGTATTCGTCATTTCTTGTCGCAATTGGACTACCCCGAAAAAGACCACGAAGCCATTGGCACAGTAGATGGATCGCTGGTGTTGCACCCGAATGTGAATGAAACCAAACATTCATTTGGTTAATTAAATTGTTTGAGGCTGCCTGAAAATGGATTCAGGCAGCCTCAAAGTTTTTATTTCAATTCATCAACCTTTTTCACAACACGA
This genomic window contains:
- the ppk2 gene encoding polyphosphate kinase 2, giving the protein MAEKQLKPYEKIELSEDSKLRSQIFEEKVIEFKGKITSEESADAPLPADYPYTERMKRSQYEYEKKLLQIELLKVQSWVKETGQRIVMIFEGRDAAGKGGTIKRYMEHLNPRGARVVALEKPTERERGQWYFQRYIAHLPSEGEIVLFDRSWYNRAGVERVMGFCTPVEYQLFMRQAPEFERMLTDDGILLFKFWFSVSQEEQLRRFVSRSVDPLKHWKLSPVDTQSLDLWDAYTDAKDHMFFSTHRKDAPWTIIKSDDKKRARLNCIRHFLSQLDYPEKDHEAIGTVDGSLVLHPNVNETKHSFG